One part of the Salinivirga cyanobacteriivorans genome encodes these proteins:
- a CDS encoding TlpA disulfide reductase family protein has product MKFQFVKLLFPFLFLLFTQCSNGQPTITGTFPQLANQTVKLEGFNDLDTYVIDSVKANAQGEFTVKYKPADVGMGYLVAKAGKPFIVVLSGDNIELKGDAFSMLQSVEILKGEENMLFAQYAAEHPRREQTLSAWVYLEKIYRKDEMFAKQETPLNAILQEKNRIEEEDEQFLASLPSGSYVKWYLPMRKTISAVSTIAQYRTEEIPATVAFFRNMDYTDERLAKSGLLRDAIKGHFWLIENSGRPLDSIYVEMKISIDKMIENLVTDEEKLNEISDYLFKLLEKRSLFEASEYLALKLLNEKSCTINNDLASQLESYRAMKKGNKAPDFTFPTDYLAPGYNAQNKPTKLSDIQTDYTVVVFGASWCPQCPDELVQIAQLYDTWKKQGLEVVFVSLDTEKQLFKRFAGRFPFISMCDYQKWDSSIVMDYYVFATPTIYLLDNKQKIVLRPNSVKHLSSWVDWYLVNGNK; this is encoded by the coding sequence ATGAAGTTTCAATTTGTAAAACTGCTTTTTCCCTTTCTGTTTTTACTATTCACACAGTGTTCCAACGGCCAGCCAACCATTACCGGAACGTTTCCTCAATTGGCGAATCAAACTGTGAAATTGGAGGGATTTAATGATTTAGATACGTATGTAATCGATAGCGTAAAAGCTAATGCACAGGGAGAATTTACGGTGAAGTATAAACCTGCTGATGTGGGCATGGGTTATCTTGTGGCTAAAGCCGGAAAACCTTTTATTGTGGTTTTAAGTGGAGATAATATTGAACTCAAAGGCGATGCATTTAGTATGCTGCAGTCTGTTGAAATATTAAAAGGTGAAGAAAATATGCTTTTTGCGCAATATGCAGCAGAACACCCTCGCAGGGAGCAAACGTTGAGTGCCTGGGTTTATTTGGAAAAGATTTATCGAAAAGACGAAATGTTTGCCAAACAAGAGACGCCACTTAATGCAATTTTGCAGGAGAAAAATCGGATAGAAGAGGAAGATGAGCAGTTTTTAGCTTCATTACCCTCCGGTTCTTACGTTAAATGGTATTTGCCCATGCGTAAAACAATAAGTGCAGTATCCACCATTGCGCAATATCGTACGGAAGAGATTCCGGCTACAGTAGCTTTTTTCAGAAATATGGATTATACTGATGAGCGTTTAGCAAAAAGTGGGTTGCTTCGCGATGCCATCAAAGGTCATTTTTGGCTGATTGAGAATAGCGGAAGGCCTTTGGACTCAATCTACGTTGAAATGAAAATATCCATTGATAAAATGATTGAAAACCTGGTGACCGATGAAGAGAAATTGAATGAAATAAGCGATTACCTGTTTAAACTACTTGAAAAACGTAGCTTATTTGAGGCATCTGAATACCTGGCCTTGAAACTATTGAATGAAAAAAGTTGTACCATAAATAATGATTTGGCTTCTCAGCTGGAGAGCTATCGTGCTATGAAAAAGGGCAATAAGGCTCCCGATTTTACTTTCCCAACCGATTATCTGGCTCCGGGTTACAATGCTCAAAATAAGCCAACTAAATTGTCTGATATTCAGACCGATTACACCGTGGTGGTGTTTGGTGCCAGCTGGTGTCCACAGTGTCCGGACGAATTGGTACAGATTGCTCAACTTTACGATACTTGGAAAAAGCAGGGTTTGGAGGTAGTATTTGTTTCGTTGGATACAGAAAAACAATTGTTTAAGCGTTTTGCAGGAAGGTTTCCGTTTATCAGCATGTGCGATTACCAAAAATGGGATAGCTCTATTGTGATGGATTATTATGTTTTTGCTACACCGACCATTTATTTATTGGATAACAAGCAAAAAATTGTACTTCGCCCCAATTCTGTTAAGCACCTCAGTTCCTGGGTAGATTGGTACCTTGTGAATGGAAATAAATAG
- a CDS encoding metallophosphoesterase family protein produces the protein MKILHTSDWHLGKRLYNRDRLPEQRLILEEIHEIAEQHQVDAIIVAGDLFDVANPSNEATELFYKGLKMLSKEGQRPVIAIAGNHDSPQRIEAPDPLARECGIVFLGYPNSRAPEFGLESGFKVLRTDDGFLELKLPKQSVPLRIIATPYASEIRMKQHLGFEEDQGLRDALEAQWQNLATQYCDDKGVNMLMAHLFVWNRDSEPPEEPEGEKPVRVGNAALVYADLFPEKLQYVALGHLHRSQQIKGAKMPVQYSGSPLAYSFSEAGQQKFVHIINVEPGKPAAIEKIELRKGLPLKRRTFENVDEAVLWLQQNQKAFTEITMRTKDFLKADENKRLRDASENLINIIPEPQNRDGNQNEAAQIDMSQSVNELFRKYFYHTYAQEPNDELMDLFNEILNKKNDQ, from the coding sequence TTGAAAATACTTCATACATCCGACTGGCATCTGGGCAAGCGGCTTTATAACCGCGATCGGTTGCCGGAACAGCGTTTGATTCTTGAGGAAATTCACGAGATAGCCGAGCAACATCAGGTCGATGCGATTATTGTGGCCGGCGATTTATTTGATGTGGCAAACCCATCGAATGAGGCTACAGAGTTGTTTTACAAAGGGCTGAAAATGCTCAGTAAAGAGGGGCAGCGTCCGGTAATTGCCATTGCAGGAAACCACGATTCGCCGCAGCGTATTGAAGCGCCCGACCCGTTGGCGCGGGAGTGTGGTATTGTGTTTTTGGGGTATCCCAACAGCCGTGCGCCGGAATTTGGCCTGGAAAGTGGTTTTAAAGTACTGCGCACCGATGATGGTTTCCTGGAACTAAAATTGCCAAAGCAGTCTGTGCCACTGCGTATTATTGCTACACCCTACGCCAGCGAAATTCGTATGAAACAGCATCTTGGATTCGAAGAAGATCAGGGGTTGCGCGATGCGTTGGAAGCTCAGTGGCAAAATTTGGCTACTCAGTATTGCGATGATAAAGGTGTAAATATGCTTATGGCCCATCTTTTTGTGTGGAACCGGGATTCTGAGCCACCGGAAGAGCCTGAGGGCGAGAAGCCTGTAAGGGTAGGGAATGCTGCTTTGGTATATGCCGATTTATTCCCTGAAAAGCTTCAATATGTAGCGCTTGGCCATTTGCATCGTTCGCAGCAAATAAAAGGAGCAAAAATGCCGGTACAGTATAGTGGCAGTCCGCTTGCATACAGTTTCAGTGAAGCGGGGCAGCAAAAGTTTGTACACATCATAAACGTGGAGCCGGGTAAGCCTGCTGCCATAGAGAAAATTGAACTTAGAAAAGGTTTGCCTTTGAAGCGCAGAACCTTTGAAAATGTTGATGAGGCAGTGTTGTGGCTGCAACAAAACCAGAAGGCTTTTACGGAAATTACTATGCGAACCAAAGATTTTCTTAAAGCTGATGAGAATAAACGCCTCCGCGATGCCAGCGAAAACCTGATCAATATAATTCCTGAACCGCAAAACCGCGATGGAAATCAAAACGAGGCTGCTCAAATTGATATGAGTCAGTCGGTAAATGAACTTTTTCGAAAGTATTTTTACCATACCTATGCGCAGGAGCCCAATGACGAATTGATGGACCTGTTCAATGAGATACTCAACAAAAAGAATGACCAATGA
- a CDS encoding AAA family ATPase: MIPETLKIKGIYSYRHEAVINFEQLTDAGLFGIFGKVGSGKSTVLEAISFAMYGETERLNNRDSKLYNMMNLRSNELEIDFTLRHLNERYRFVATARRNSKNFTEITKSERKAYHWNEGQWIPLESADATEIIGLRYEHFKQIVIIPQGKFNEFVQLSASDRTKMMRELFPLDRFDLREPVSRLHAETKTAITALEGRLQELTEYSPEKMKALEQELATHQQNIKKKKAYLSEQETALKKAAELKKLNAAFIETQNQIAELNQQKSGIDMLKRQVDTFEKVRLRYGAILQRLSEIEQEIERLKKQEQIQEQELQAVGEKMKQAQTRHKEILDQNGDEENHRQQITGAEKALDIKSSQKAIEHLNEQLQQERENLEKIEEEWTKRKKERNEKQQSLLKIREQLPDESALYALQNSFKEEDNLRQRLKTAQEEHESVHRLIEELKTQRIEIVKSVAQYLQLRKPYRELMLSEARLAFQESIENKKVTLEELQTLKSDLDVKSGLAAHAESLKPGEKCPLCGATEHPEPYSDEALTKEKHDVQEQIDAQQKHREALNEALIQLNGLEDRFKKERDQIKSREKQVEEAKKLLSQCIEDRENLSVQFSRDQLTVALESLKQQKTEVQKLEQSIQQLDQQLEDQSNIETLKQKIQEKTNKMAGLESRIELQKGEVEESWLTLSAGQLQAKQKDVRESLEKLFELTSGIQELEKQYQRLEVELSGTNKQLKAQQELKSERESEINEQLKVDGFKDRSTITGILAQAIDIDESRKKIETFYQQLHTNEARLKELEKEIGDQQFDEESYRKLEKQVSEQREHLSQMETKTGELQSQIKVLKEKLQLKLQHTKDLEIQEKRKSNLDVLSRLFRGDGFVKYVSQIYLEQLCTIANERFKQLTHNQLELGIDEKYNFIVRDFLHDGRTRLLKTLSGGQTFQAALSLAMALSEQIQQYHKVKQQFFFMDEGFGSLDRESLSLVFDTLKQLRKEQRIVGIISHVEELQTEIDRYLMVENDDEEGSKIKFVG, encoded by the coding sequence ATGATTCCCGAAACACTTAAAATTAAAGGTATTTATTCTTATCGCCACGAAGCGGTTATCAATTTTGAACAGCTTACTGATGCAGGGTTGTTTGGAATATTTGGTAAGGTCGGTAGTGGCAAGTCCACCGTGCTTGAAGCCATTTCGTTTGCTATGTATGGCGAAACTGAACGCCTCAATAATCGCGATTCCAAGCTTTACAATATGATGAACCTCCGGAGCAATGAGCTTGAAATTGATTTTACTTTACGACACCTGAATGAACGATATCGTTTTGTGGCCACTGCCCGTCGCAATAGCAAAAATTTTACTGAAATAACTAAAAGTGAGCGTAAGGCTTACCATTGGAATGAAGGACAATGGATACCGCTGGAAAGTGCCGATGCCACTGAAATTATAGGGCTCCGCTATGAGCATTTTAAGCAAATTGTGATTATTCCACAAGGTAAGTTCAATGAGTTTGTGCAACTCTCTGCCTCAGATCGTACAAAAATGATGCGCGAGCTTTTCCCCCTCGACAGGTTCGATTTGCGGGAACCGGTAAGCAGACTGCACGCTGAAACTAAAACAGCCATCACCGCTTTAGAGGGGCGCTTGCAGGAGCTGACAGAATATTCGCCCGAAAAAATGAAGGCGCTTGAACAGGAGTTGGCAACACATCAGCAAAATATAAAAAAGAAAAAAGCCTACCTCTCAGAGCAGGAAACAGCCCTTAAAAAGGCTGCTGAACTTAAAAAGTTAAATGCCGCTTTTATTGAAACCCAAAACCAGATTGCTGAGCTTAATCAGCAGAAATCCGGGATTGATATGTTGAAAAGGCAGGTAGATACTTTTGAAAAGGTTCGTTTGCGCTATGGAGCAATTCTGCAACGACTCAGTGAAATTGAACAGGAAATTGAGCGTCTGAAGAAGCAGGAGCAAATCCAGGAGCAGGAGTTGCAGGCAGTAGGGGAGAAAATGAAGCAAGCTCAAACCAGGCACAAGGAAATTCTTGATCAAAATGGTGATGAGGAAAATCACAGGCAACAGATAACCGGGGCAGAAAAAGCACTGGATATTAAAAGTAGCCAAAAGGCAATTGAGCATCTCAACGAACAGCTGCAACAAGAACGTGAAAACCTTGAAAAGATAGAGGAAGAGTGGACCAAAAGAAAAAAAGAGCGCAATGAAAAGCAGCAATCGTTGCTGAAAATTCGAGAGCAGTTGCCCGACGAATCAGCGCTTTATGCCTTACAAAACAGTTTTAAAGAAGAAGATAATTTGCGTCAGCGGCTTAAAACAGCACAGGAAGAACATGAAAGTGTTCATCGGTTAATTGAGGAACTCAAAACCCAACGAATTGAAATTGTTAAAAGTGTAGCTCAGTACTTACAATTGAGAAAGCCTTATAGAGAACTAATGCTTAGTGAGGCGCGGCTTGCTTTTCAGGAATCAATTGAAAATAAGAAGGTTACGCTGGAGGAATTACAAACACTTAAATCAGATTTAGATGTAAAGTCGGGGCTTGCTGCCCATGCAGAATCACTGAAACCCGGTGAAAAATGTCCTTTGTGTGGGGCTACAGAGCACCCTGAACCATACTCTGATGAAGCCCTGACAAAAGAAAAACATGACGTACAAGAGCAAATAGACGCACAGCAAAAGCACCGCGAAGCACTGAATGAAGCCCTGATTCAATTGAACGGATTAGAAGACCGCTTTAAAAAAGAGCGTGATCAGATAAAATCCCGGGAAAAGCAGGTTGAAGAGGCTAAAAAATTGCTATCCCAATGTATTGAAGATCGCGAAAATTTATCAGTCCAGTTTTCTCGTGATCAATTAACCGTTGCATTGGAAAGCCTTAAACAGCAAAAAACTGAGGTGCAAAAGCTTGAGCAATCAATTCAACAGCTCGATCAACAGCTCGAAGATCAATCTAACATTGAAACATTAAAGCAGAAAATTCAGGAAAAAACCAATAAGATGGCGGGGCTGGAGTCGCGCATTGAACTGCAAAAGGGCGAAGTTGAGGAATCATGGCTGACTCTATCTGCCGGGCAATTGCAAGCAAAACAGAAAGATGTACGAGAAAGCCTTGAGAAATTGTTTGAGCTTACATCTGGTATTCAGGAGCTTGAAAAACAGTATCAGCGGCTTGAGGTGGAGCTGTCGGGAACCAACAAACAGCTCAAAGCTCAGCAAGAATTAAAATCAGAGCGGGAGTCTGAAATAAATGAGCAATTAAAGGTTGATGGATTTAAAGACCGGTCGACGATTACAGGAATTTTAGCGCAGGCAATAGATATTGATGAAAGTCGTAAAAAGATTGAGACGTTCTATCAACAGTTGCATACCAATGAGGCTCGATTGAAAGAGCTGGAGAAAGAAATTGGCGATCAACAATTTGATGAGGAATCATATCGCAAATTAGAAAAGCAGGTAAGTGAACAACGGGAGCACCTTAGTCAGATGGAAACCAAAACCGGCGAATTGCAAAGTCAAATAAAAGTATTAAAAGAGAAATTGCAGCTAAAGTTACAACACACCAAAGACCTTGAGATTCAGGAAAAGCGTAAAAGCAACCTGGATGTACTTTCCAGACTATTCCGTGGCGATGGTTTTGTGAAATACGTGAGCCAGATCTATCTCGAACAACTTTGTACCATTGCCAACGAACGATTTAAGCAACTTACCCACAATCAACTGGAACTGGGTATCGACGAAAAATACAACTTCATTGTGCGCGATTTCCTACACGACGGACGCACCCGCTTATTGAAAACACTCAGCGGTGGACAGACATTTCAGGCTGCTTTGTCGCTGGCTATGGCTCTGAGCGAACAAATCCAGCAATACCACAAAGTAAAACAACAGTTTTTCTTTATGGACGAAGGATTTGGTTCTCTCGACCGCGAATCGCTGTCATTGGTTTTCGACACCTTAAAGCAGCTCAGAAAAGAGCAGCGAATCGTTGGTATCATTTCCCATGTGGAGGAGTTACAAACTGAAATAGACCGATATTTAATGGTCGAAAATGATGATGAGGAGGGAAGCAAAATCAAATTTGTGGGGTGA
- a CDS encoding ATP-binding protein: protein MDALKLQFKNILERTDTRFLRYLHEDINWNNRLIAILGARGTGKTTLLLQYIKLNLVVDQTLFVNADDFYFSSNKLFDLAEEFSKYGGKHLFIDEIHKYSDWSREIKLMYDYLPDLQIVFTGSSILDIYRGQADLSRRVINYHLHGLSFREFINLKLKKNYPVSSLEKILKNNVEIEEQPLPLFKEYIQSGYYPFFLEGDYILRLKNILKQTIEIDIPMHTGMISSNAQKLKHLLFIVAESVPFKPNLTKIGEQLGVHRNQIADYLVHLEKAGLIIRVFERKRGIRALGKIQKLYLNNPNMTAALDVTNSNIGSIRETVFVNQMFFKKVYSSKIADFETDNYIFEVGGKNKTQKQIQDVKNAFLIKDDIEKGIGNIIPLWMFGFQY, encoded by the coding sequence ATGGATGCATTAAAGTTACAGTTTAAAAATATATTAGAGCGCACTGATACCAGGTTTTTACGGTATCTGCATGAGGATATTAACTGGAATAATCGATTAATTGCGATTCTCGGGGCACGAGGAACAGGGAAGACTACATTATTACTACAATATATTAAATTAAACCTTGTTGTAGATCAAACACTCTTTGTCAATGCCGATGATTTCTATTTTTCATCCAATAAATTATTTGACCTTGCGGAGGAGTTTAGTAAATATGGTGGCAAACATCTTTTTATCGATGAAATACATAAATATTCAGACTGGTCACGGGAAATTAAACTTATGTATGACTATTTGCCTGACCTTCAGATTGTTTTTACTGGTTCTTCTATATTAGATATTTATCGTGGACAGGCTGATTTAAGTCGTAGGGTTATCAATTATCATTTACATGGTTTGTCTTTTAGGGAATTCATTAATCTAAAACTAAAGAAAAACTACCCGGTATCTTCTTTAGAAAAAATATTAAAAAATAATGTTGAAATAGAAGAACAACCATTACCACTTTTTAAAGAATACATACAATCAGGGTATTATCCATTTTTTCTCGAGGGAGATTATATTTTGAGATTAAAAAATATTTTAAAGCAAACAATTGAGATCGACATTCCAATGCATACTGGAATGATATCATCCAATGCTCAAAAACTAAAACACTTGTTGTTCATTGTGGCAGAAAGCGTTCCATTTAAACCGAATCTCACTAAAATAGGTGAGCAGTTGGGTGTTCACAGGAATCAAATTGCAGATTATTTGGTTCATTTGGAAAAAGCGGGTTTAATAATTCGGGTTTTTGAGCGTAAAAGAGGTATTCGCGCTTTAGGAAAGATTCAAAAGCTATACCTTAACAATCCAAATATGACCGCTGCTCTTGATGTAACTAATTCAAATATAGGCAGCATTCGTGAAACGGTATTTGTAAATCAAATGTTTTTTAAAAAAGTATATTCATCAAAAATTGCTGATTTTGAAACAGATAATTACATTTTTGAAGTAGGAGGAAAGAACAAGACACAAAAACAAATTCAGGATGTGAAAAATGCTTTTTTAATAAAGGATGACATTGAAAAAGGTATTGGAAATATTATTCCTCTATGGATGTTCGGATTTCAATATTAA